From Cellulomonas dongxiuzhuiae, the proteins below share one genomic window:
- a CDS encoding ABC transporter substrate-binding protein: MIRSTRAGRALAVAGAVALALTACSSASDDAATGEETTGGASGEPLRIGTVLPVTGSLAQLGPPEIAGVDLAVKEINDAGGLFGSDVEVEHTDSSDAENASVATASAQQLISSGVSAVIGAASSSVTKNIVDDITGAGIVQVSPANTATDLSGYSDFYFRTAPPDTVQGDVLGNLIVSDGASNVGILVFNDSYGTSLRDVVEGVVDEAGGTVVYGTSGQEFDPTETNFATIVADAIASSPDAIAILSFTNQTPSIVRELVSQGWDMSKTYFVDGNLQNFGVEGDIGFPAGTLADAQGTLPGAYPSEEFQGRMLEIDPELKDYSYGPESYDAVMLVALAALKGGASDGETIQANMAAVSGADGGTECTGWEECKALLEDGEDIAYQAVSGVGPFNEANDPSSAFIGIYQFGPENTYTFSRSEEGEVPQG, translated from the coding sequence ATGATTCGTTCGACACGTGCAGGACGCGCACTGGCGGTCGCCGGAGCGGTCGCGCTGGCGCTCACCGCCTGCAGCAGCGCTTCCGACGACGCCGCCACCGGTGAGGAGACGACCGGTGGGGCCAGTGGCGAGCCGCTGCGCATCGGGACGGTCCTCCCCGTCACCGGTTCGCTCGCTCAGCTCGGCCCGCCGGAGATCGCCGGCGTCGACCTCGCGGTCAAGGAGATCAACGACGCGGGCGGTCTGTTCGGCTCCGATGTCGAGGTCGAGCACACCGACTCCTCGGACGCCGAGAACGCGTCGGTCGCGACCGCATCGGCGCAGCAGCTGATCTCCTCGGGCGTGTCAGCCGTCATCGGTGCCGCGTCGTCGTCGGTGACCAAGAACATCGTCGACGACATCACCGGTGCGGGCATCGTGCAGGTCTCCCCGGCCAACACGGCGACGGACCTGTCCGGCTACTCCGACTTCTACTTCCGCACCGCGCCGCCGGACACCGTGCAGGGCGACGTGCTGGGCAACCTGATCGTGAGCGACGGCGCGAGCAACGTCGGCATCCTCGTCTTCAACGACTCCTACGGCACGTCGCTGCGCGACGTCGTCGAGGGTGTCGTCGACGAGGCCGGCGGCACGGTCGTCTACGGCACGTCGGGCCAGGAGTTCGACCCCACGGAGACGAACTTCGCCACCATCGTCGCGGACGCCATCGCCTCGTCCCCGGACGCCATCGCGATCCTGTCGTTCACCAACCAGACGCCGTCGATCGTGCGCGAGCTGGTGTCGCAGGGCTGGGACATGAGCAAGACGTACTTCGTGGACGGCAACCTGCAGAACTTCGGGGTCGAGGGCGACATCGGCTTCCCGGCCGGCACGCTCGCCGACGCGCAGGGCACGCTGCCCGGCGCGTACCCGTCGGAGGAGTTCCAGGGCCGCATGCTCGAGATCGACCCGGAGCTGAAGGACTACTCCTACGGCCCCGAGTCCTACGACGCGGTCATGCTCGTGGCGCTCGCCGCTCTCAAGGGCGGTGCGTCGGACGGCGAGACCATCCAGGCCAACATGGCGGCGGTCTCCGGTGCGGACGGTGGCACGGAGTGCACCGGCTGGGAGGAGTGCAAGGCGCTCCTCGAGGACGGGGAGGACATCGCGTACCAGGCGGTCTCCGGCGTCGGCCCGTTCAACGAGGCCAACGACCCGTCGTCGGCGTTCATCGGGATCTACCAGTTCGGCCCCGAGAACACGTACACCTTCAGCCGCTCCGAGGAGGGCGAGGTCCCGCAGGGCTGA
- a CDS encoding ANTAR domain-containing response regulator, whose translation MTKDDSTEPTQDAPQAVNLSAEPARGAGTPSAGRPARRAVVAEDEALIRMDVVETLTEAGFEVVGEAGDGERAVELATELRPDVVVMDVKMPVLDGISAAERIGKAHLAPVVLLTAFSQTELVERARDAGAMAYVVKPFSPADLLPAVEIAISRYAQITALESEVADLAERFETRKRVDRAKGLLMTKMGLSEPESFRWIQKTSMDRRLTMREVADAVIEQVGGASS comes from the coding sequence GTGACCAAGGACGACAGCACCGAGCCCACGCAGGACGCGCCGCAGGCCGTGAACCTGTCCGCCGAGCCCGCACGGGGTGCGGGCACGCCGTCTGCCGGCAGGCCGGCGCGCCGGGCGGTCGTCGCCGAGGACGAGGCGCTCATCCGCATGGACGTCGTCGAGACGCTCACCGAGGCCGGGTTCGAGGTCGTGGGTGAGGCGGGCGACGGCGAGCGCGCGGTCGAGCTGGCCACCGAGCTGCGGCCGGACGTCGTGGTGATGGACGTCAAGATGCCCGTCCTCGACGGCATCTCGGCGGCCGAGCGCATCGGCAAGGCGCACCTCGCACCGGTCGTGCTGCTGACGGCGTTCTCGCAGACCGAGCTCGTGGAGCGTGCGCGCGACGCCGGCGCCATGGCGTACGTCGTCAAGCCGTTCAGCCCCGCCGACCTGCTGCCCGCCGTCGAGATCGCCATCTCCCGCTACGCGCAGATCACCGCGCTGGAGTCGGAGGTCGCGGACCTCGCCGAGCGCTTCGAGACCCGCAAGCGCGTCGACCGCGCGAAGGGGCTGCTGATGACGAAGATGGGCCTGTCGGAGCCCGAGTCGTTCCGCTGGATCCAGAAGACGTCGATGGACCGTCGCCTGACGATGCGCGAGGTCGCCGACGCCGTCATCGAGCAGGTGGGCGGCGCGTCCTCCTGA
- the istB gene encoding IS21-like element helper ATPase IstB, whose translation MTPAAKTNTRDVSAELAFLTRALKAPTPREAVDRLAERARAESWIHEEFLAACLQREVAALEAHGGEGRIRAARFPGRKSLEDFDYEQPRGLPRDQIAHLGTLDFVAARENVVFLGPPGTGKTHLATGIAIRARQAGHRVLFATASEWVNRLATAHHDGRLQDELRRLGRYPLLSIDEVGYIPFEPEAANLFLQLVSARYGRASLIVTSNKPFSRWGEVFGDDTVAAAMIDRLVHHADVIALKGDSYRLKNRDLGRPPAASTTD comes from the coding sequence ATGACCCCCGCGGCCAAGACCAACACCCGCGACGTCAGCGCCGAGCTCGCGTTCTTGACCCGCGCGTTGAAGGCCCCGACCCCGCGTGAGGCCGTCGACCGGCTCGCCGAACGCGCCCGGGCCGAGTCCTGGATCCACGAAGAGTTCCTCGCCGCCTGCCTGCAACGCGAGGTCGCCGCCCTCGAAGCCCACGGCGGCGAAGGGCGCATCCGCGCCGCTCGGTTCCCCGGACGCAAGTCGTTGGAGGACTTCGACTACGAGCAACCACGCGGGCTGCCCCGCGACCAGATCGCCCACCTGGGCACCCTGGACTTCGTCGCAGCCCGAGAGAACGTCGTGTTCCTCGGACCGCCCGGCACCGGCAAGACCCACCTCGCGACCGGGATCGCGATCCGGGCCCGCCAGGCCGGGCACCGGGTCCTGTTCGCGACCGCGTCCGAATGGGTCAACCGGCTCGCGACCGCCCACCACGACGGACGCCTGCAGGACGAGCTGCGCCGCCTGGGTCGCTACCCGCTGCTGTCCATCGACGAGGTCGGCTACATCCCCTTCGAGCCCGAAGCCGCGAACCTGTTCCTCCAGCTCGTCTCCGCCCGCTACGGACGCGCCTCGCTGATCGTCACGAGCAACAAGCCGTTCAGCCGCTGGGGCGAGGTCTTCGGCGACGACACCGTCGCCGCCGCGATGATCGACCGCCTCGTCCACCACGCCGACGTCATCGCACTCAAAGGCGACTCCTACCGGCTCAAGAACCGCGACCTCGGCCGCCCACCCGCGGCCAGCACGACCGACTGA
- a CDS encoding patatin-like phospholipase family protein — MMKGGIASGVIYPRALAELAATYRFRGLGGASAGAIGAALGAAAEFGRKSDGFVHLDRLPDELKDGGLARMFQAQPRTRPLLDLMLTATTPPPVTDPPDPSSAPSARKSSRVPRLLWSVVRAFPVATLLGLAPGLALVVVGTLNLGLTGWLLIGAGLLLAAIGWAAAVGVRAIGLLTQAVPENLFGICRGLGVDGEPGLTDWLAEKIETLAGIPPGGEPLTFGNLWTGQTVSTWCPAADRKVDLRMISTCLSQARPYEMPWDARTFFYDPEVWATLFPPHVMAALEKYGATPTQLDLDDPGDDIDIPQWQWEEQVALNHNPKLRRLPAAKHLPVIVATRLSLSFPLLISAIPLWTIEWSSEASCAAREAFRAARKARTDAPERGLEFVKLWFSDGGLCSNFPIYLFDSPLPARPTLAINLGNLPPRQDEPALEQRGNIVYADDNYDGMRATNAKMPERGFAAVGAFASGAFNTARNWQDSSYVTAPGYRDRIVRILQSKAEGGMNLRMPNRLIDRLAERGKVAAAIMAERFTKPVVDLKGANAWENHYRVRLRALLATLPDWLNAYARGRQARPTKQATSYAIDDAATQDLADVLSAALDRAAQAVADAGPKAATKLASAPSRAGSLRRIPPI, encoded by the coding sequence GTGATGAAGGGCGGGATCGCCTCCGGGGTCATCTACCCGCGAGCGCTCGCCGAGCTGGCAGCGACCTACCGATTCCGGGGACTGGGTGGTGCGTCCGCCGGCGCGATCGGAGCGGCCCTGGGAGCTGCCGCCGAGTTCGGCCGCAAGTCCGACGGGTTCGTCCACCTGGACCGCCTCCCGGACGAGCTCAAGGACGGCGGACTCGCGCGGATGTTCCAAGCCCAGCCGCGCACCCGTCCCCTGCTCGACCTCATGCTCACCGCGACCACGCCACCGCCCGTGACGGACCCCCCAGATCCCAGTAGTGCACCGTCCGCACGCAAGTCCAGTCGCGTCCCGCGCCTTCTCTGGTCCGTCGTGCGGGCATTCCCTGTCGCGACCTTGCTCGGGCTGGCCCCCGGATTGGCTCTGGTCGTCGTGGGCACCCTGAACCTCGGGCTGACAGGCTGGCTGCTCATCGGCGCTGGGCTGCTCCTGGCCGCGATCGGATGGGCTGCCGCCGTAGGCGTACGCGCCATCGGTCTGCTGACGCAGGCGGTCCCGGAGAACTTGTTCGGCATCTGCCGGGGACTGGGCGTTGACGGCGAGCCCGGACTCACGGACTGGCTCGCGGAGAAGATCGAGACGCTCGCCGGCATACCGCCCGGCGGCGAACCCCTCACCTTCGGCAACCTGTGGACAGGGCAGACCGTCAGCACGTGGTGTCCCGCGGCCGACCGCAAAGTCGACCTGCGGATGATCAGCACCTGCCTGAGCCAAGCGCGGCCGTACGAGATGCCGTGGGACGCACGGACGTTCTTCTACGACCCCGAGGTGTGGGCAACGCTCTTCCCGCCGCACGTGATGGCCGCACTAGAGAAGTACGGAGCCACACCCACTCAGCTCGACCTCGATGACCCCGGCGACGACATCGACATCCCGCAATGGCAATGGGAAGAGCAGGTGGCCCTGAACCACAACCCGAAGCTGCGCCGGCTTCCGGCCGCCAAGCACCTGCCGGTCATCGTCGCCACACGCCTGTCCTTGAGCTTTCCGTTGCTCATATCGGCCATCCCGCTGTGGACGATCGAGTGGAGCTCCGAGGCGTCCTGCGCCGCTCGAGAAGCGTTCCGGGCCGCACGCAAGGCTCGCACCGACGCCCCTGAGCGTGGGCTGGAGTTCGTCAAGCTGTGGTTCTCCGACGGCGGGCTGTGCAGCAACTTCCCGATCTACCTGTTTGACTCCCCGCTGCCCGCCCGCCCGACGCTAGCCATCAACCTCGGCAACCTGCCGCCCCGCCAGGACGAGCCCGCCCTGGAGCAAAGGGGCAACATCGTGTACGCCGACGACAACTACGACGGCATGCGGGCGACGAACGCGAAGATGCCAGAACGAGGATTCGCCGCAGTCGGCGCGTTCGCCAGCGGAGCGTTCAATACGGCACGGAACTGGCAGGACAGCTCCTACGTGACAGCGCCCGGCTACCGCGACCGCATCGTGCGCATCCTGCAGAGCAAAGCCGAAGGTGGCATGAACCTCAGGATGCCGAACAGGCTCATCGACCGCCTCGCCGAACGGGGAAAGGTCGCCGCCGCGATCATGGCCGAACGGTTCACCAAGCCCGTGGTCGACCTCAAGGGAGCGAACGCCTGGGAGAACCACTACCGGGTCCGCTTGCGCGCTCTGCTTGCCACGCTGCCGGACTGGCTCAACGCGTACGCCCGCGGACGCCAAGCCAGGCCCACGAAGCAAGCCACGAGCTACGCCATCGACGATGCGGCGACACAGGACCTCGCCGATGTTCTGAGCGCGGCACTCGACCGCGCCGCGCAAGCCGTTGCCGACGCGGGGCCCAAGGCAGCCACGAAGCTGGCCAGCGCGCCGAGCCGCGCCGGATCGCTTCGACGCATCCCACCGATCTGA
- a CDS encoding HD domain-containing protein → MGLLVSDRLAGGAALSYVGSDAWCRSTAGVLRPRDKAELVRLAAVLAVSQLPGYALYRLRVPPVRPRGTFQFAEPDGVAARTARSQLAAIAEPYLVNHSLRTYLLSKFIGERTDREFDCELLYVASLAHDVGILDAGTTATGDAPCFSIRSADWATAIARSAGWEESRITRLRDAITLNLNGMVARRQGVEAHHLMRGVLVDVVGFYAWRVPRTALAGLYERFPLLDQRPELSSAFVVEGDRHPLCRAHFSIACGFGFWMRHAPQPPPPHDSPGGVEVSRRSGD, encoded by the coding sequence GTGGGACTGCTCGTCAGTGATCGCCTCGCCGGAGGTGCAGCGTTGTCCTACGTCGGTTCCGATGCTTGGTGCCGGAGCACGGCAGGCGTGCTGCGACCTCGCGACAAGGCCGAGCTTGTTCGACTGGCAGCCGTGCTGGCTGTGTCTCAACTTCCCGGCTATGCGTTGTACCGCCTCCGCGTGCCCCCCGTCCGACCGCGAGGCACTTTCCAGTTCGCGGAACCGGACGGGGTCGCTGCGAGGACTGCGCGAAGTCAGCTTGCCGCTATCGCCGAGCCGTACCTGGTGAACCACAGCCTGCGCACGTATCTGTTGAGCAAGTTCATCGGCGAGCGCACAGACCGGGAGTTCGACTGCGAGCTGCTTTACGTGGCGAGCCTCGCGCACGACGTCGGGATCCTCGACGCGGGCACGACTGCGACGGGCGATGCACCTTGCTTCTCGATTCGGAGCGCCGACTGGGCAACTGCCATCGCACGCAGCGCAGGGTGGGAGGAAAGCCGCATCACGCGCCTCCGAGATGCCATTACGCTCAACCTCAATGGCATGGTTGCTAGAAGGCAAGGTGTCGAAGCACACCACTTGATGCGGGGCGTCCTCGTCGATGTCGTCGGCTTCTACGCCTGGCGGGTCCCGCGCACGGCTCTTGCCGGCCTGTACGAGAGATTTCCGTTGCTGGATCAGCGGCCCGAGCTGTCGTCCGCTTTCGTGGTCGAGGGCGACCGACACCCGCTCTGCCGCGCACACTTCTCGATCGCGTGCGGTTTCGGGTTCTGGATGCGGCATGCTCCGCAGCCGCCTCCGCCCCATGACTCACCCGGCGGAGTCGAGGTTTCGCGGCGCTCGGGCGACTAG